The proteins below come from a single bacterium genomic window:
- a CDS encoding 3,4-dihydroxy-2-butanone-4-phosphate synthase, which translates to MNQALESLRSGKTIILVDDSTADPHAFLLQAASAVSAADIAFHVNLARSVIMAPLTESRLEELGLRSMLPGAAFDALSGIEFAVSVDARHYTTTGISSSDRAQTLRMLAMSTDAKRDLVMPGHIFPLRAKDQGVLVRVGIAEAAVDALRLAGQVPVGALSHLLNERGEFITANQVQDIAQQHQLQILFVSEIVSICMSQSQLIEKVSEAEIPTATAGLFRAIVFKAKVDGSDANNLAEHVALVKGEIAEQAEPILVRVQAEHLLGDLLGTDALNSRKNLHGALTAINQAGKGVFVYIRHPRKGFLATQIKNLSAPATGMPAKQPLRQYGIGAQILRSLGVKKIALLTNSSTPVIGLDLFGLELVKRVPFELAPRGIDFSFQVGERTNA; encoded by the coding sequence ATGAACCAAGCGCTAGAAAGCTTAAGATCAGGTAAGACAATCATTCTTGTCGATGACTCGACGGCTGACCCCCATGCCTTTCTCTTACAGGCTGCCTCTGCTGTTTCTGCAGCAGACATTGCTTTTCACGTTAATCTTGCCCGATCTGTGATCATGGCTCCACTCACCGAGTCGCGCTTAGAAGAGCTAGGACTGCGCTCGATGCTTCCTGGGGCAGCTTTTGATGCTTTGAGTGGGATTGAATTTGCAGTTAGTGTCGATGCTCGTCACTACACGACTACTGGCATCAGTTCCAGTGACCGTGCTCAGACACTGCGTATGTTGGCAATGTCCACGGATGCTAAGCGCGACCTCGTAATGCCCGGACATATTTTTCCGCTTCGTGCCAAAGACCAAGGCGTGCTTGTGCGCGTTGGAATAGCCGAAGCTGCCGTTGATGCCCTCAGGCTTGCAGGGCAAGTTCCTGTTGGAGCACTTTCGCATTTACTTAATGAGCGCGGCGAATTTATTACTGCTAACCAAGTTCAAGACATTGCCCAGCAGCATCAACTGCAAATCCTTTTTGTCTCGGAGATTGTCAGCATTTGCATGAGTCAGTCACAGTTGATTGAAAAAGTGTCTGAAGCAGAAATTCCCACCGCAACTGCTGGACTGTTTCGCGCAATTGTTTTTAAAGCAAAAGTTGATGGCTCAGATGCAAATAACCTTGCTGAGCATGTCGCCCTAGTTAAGGGTGAGATTGCAGAGCAAGCCGAGCCAATTCTTGTGCGCGTTCAAGCCGAGCATTTACTTGGAGATTTACTGGGGACGGATGCGTTAAACAGTCGAAAAAATTTACACGGCGCCTTAACGGCGATTAATCAAGCTGGCAAGGGAGTATTTGTTTATATTCGTCATCCACGTAAAGGTTTTTTAGCCACTCAAATCAAAAACCTCAGTGCCCCCGCAACTGGAATGCCGGCCAAACAGCCTCTGCGACAGTACGGCATCGGCGCGCAAATTTTACGCTCTCTGGGGGTAAAGAAAATCGCACTGCTTACAAATTCTTCGACACCCGTCATCGGCCTTGATTTGTTTGGCCTCGAACTAGTTAAGCGCGTGCCCTTTGAACTTGCCCCGCGGGGAATCGATTTTTCTTTTCAAGTTGGAGAAAGAACTAATGCTTAA
- a CDS encoding HD domain-containing protein: MLKADTVTFADVAHQSLVFERSHPAARLVLELIDTPWIQRLRNIRQTGNTNLVYMFSEHSRFGHSLGVAYLALQLMEKLSRNHAEKIAPFEKAVAAAAILHDVGHVAPGSHLGARLWATDGSDFHEFVSERICEEDPEISAILRAVDPELPSLVRKILAHDPSLPPWTSALISGSGWNADRGNWTIVDSAMCSVTYGRYNVRALIDAYTLSADGELVLHESRLDALTHFFVARDSMYRQVYQHRVLQSADALTVAIITRLRDLLAEQCTAEQCAADRGAVEFFADQTMRAALASKNYATELSLSLIFSMTESWWLYHIAQWCSATDPVLRDLALRLRDRKLFKTVRLPENEVERREMITVATKLAQDLGLDAKYYVHSVSNLDQHRKPEVSPPKVLLESGGLTSVYEIEPMLNALNERPAHRREWLVLPGAVKEKLGRAR, from the coding sequence ATGCTTAAGGCCGACACAGTTACTTTTGCTGACGTTGCCCATCAATCTTTAGTGTTTGAGCGCAGTCATCCAGCAGCACGCCTCGTGCTGGAGTTAATTGATACGCCCTGGATTCAACGCTTGCGAAATATCCGTCAAACTGGAAACACCAATCTGGTTTACATGTTTTCCGAGCACTCGCGTTTTGGCCATAGCTTAGGCGTTGCCTACCTGGCGTTGCAGTTAATGGAGAAACTCAGCCGCAACCATGCAGAAAAAATAGCACCGTTTGAAAAAGCAGTTGCCGCAGCTGCAATTCTTCATGATGTGGGCCATGTCGCCCCAGGCTCGCACCTCGGGGCCAGATTGTGGGCAACGGATGGCAGTGATTTTCATGAATTTGTCAGCGAAAGAATTTGTGAAGAGGACCCAGAGATTAGTGCAATTCTTCGTGCTGTTGACCCAGAACTGCCAAGCTTAGTCCGCAAAATTCTTGCGCATGACCCGAGTTTACCGCCCTGGACCTCGGCTTTGATTTCGGGCTCGGGCTGGAATGCTGACCGCGGCAACTGGACAATCGTCGATAGCGCAATGTGTAGTGTTACTTATGGTCGTTATAACGTCCGTGCTTTGATTGATGCTTACACGTTAAGTGCTGATGGCGAGCTGGTTTTACACGAAAGTCGGCTTGATGCTTTGACGCATTTTTTCGTTGCGCGCGATTCAATGTATCGCCAGGTTTATCAGCATCGCGTTTTGCAGTCGGCTGATGCGTTGACGGTTGCAATAATTACTCGGCTTCGCGATTTATTGGCAGAGCAGTGCACAGCGGAGCAGTGCGCAGCAGATCGCGGAGCAGTTGAATTTTTTGCTGATCAAACTATGCGTGCCGCGCTAGCAAGTAAAAATTATGCAACTGAGCTTAGTTTGAGCCTGATTTTTTCAATGACTGAGAGTTGGTGGCTTTATCATATTGCCCAGTGGTGCAGTGCGACAGACCCAGTGCTTCGCGATTTGGCTCTGCGGTTGCGGGACAGGAAGTTATTTAAAACGGTGCGCTTGCCGGAAAATGAAGTGGAACGGCGCGAAATGATTACTGTGGCAACTAAGCTAGCTCAAGATTTAGGGCTTGATGCCAAGTATTATGTGCATAGTGTGAGTAATCTTGACCAACATCGCAAACCCGAAGTCTCACCGCCGAAAGTCTTACTTGAAAGTGGTGGGCTTACTTCCGTTTATGAAATTGAACCGATGCTTAATGCCTTGAATGAGCGCCCTGCGCATCGACGTGAATGGTTAGTGCTGCCTGGGGCTGTTAAAGAAAAATTGGGTCGTGCAAGATAA
- a CDS encoding ligase-associated DNA damage response exonuclease has translation MKHLVVTPKGLYCPLGDFYVDPCVGVDRAIITHGHSDHARPGSKHYLCSESSMPILATRLGSNHTFQGIKFTEKIKIGEATVSLHPAGHILGSAQVRIEHQDYVTVVSGDYKVTPDPAAEPFELVKCNCFISETTFGVPAFVWPKEAEVIEEIKSWWQENADKQTTSVIFAYALGKSQRILSSLCAATIGPIFVHESIKEFVPIYKKAGIQMPVVEIPNKEKVRAANGSALIICPQSSQKAGWLDQFKPYQTALASGWMKVKGAAAKRKVDRGFVLSDHADWPGLLDTIKGTGAEEILVTHGYTDVMSQYLSKRGYNARVL, from the coding sequence ATGAAACATCTTGTCGTTACGCCAAAAGGTTTATACTGCCCGCTAGGAGATTTTTACGTCGACCCTTGTGTGGGCGTGGATCGTGCAATCATCACTCACGGTCACTCCGACCATGCCCGCCCCGGCTCGAAGCATTATCTCTGCAGTGAAAGTTCAATGCCGATTTTAGCAACACGCCTTGGATCGAATCATACTTTTCAGGGAATTAAGTTCACAGAAAAAATAAAAATTGGCGAAGCCACTGTTTCTCTGCACCCCGCCGGACACATCCTAGGCAGCGCACAGGTGCGCATCGAACATCAAGACTATGTAACCGTGGTAAGTGGCGACTATAAAGTCACCCCTGATCCAGCAGCTGAGCCATTTGAGCTTGTTAAATGTAATTGCTTTATCAGCGAAACAACCTTTGGGGTTCCGGCTTTTGTCTGGCCAAAAGAAGCTGAAGTGATTGAAGAAATTAAAAGCTGGTGGCAGGAAAATGCCGACAAGCAAACAACCAGCGTAATTTTTGCCTATGCGCTGGGCAAGTCGCAAAGAATTTTAAGCTCTTTATGCGCAGCAACAATTGGGCCAATTTTTGTGCACGAATCTATCAAAGAATTTGTTCCAATCTACAAAAAAGCCGGGATTCAAATGCCCGTGGTCGAAATTCCAAACAAAGAAAAAGTCCGGGCGGCAAATGGCAGTGCTTTAATTATTTGTCCGCAATCAAGTCAAAAAGCTGGTTGGCTGGATCAATTTAAACCTTACCAAACGGCACTTGCTTCGGGTTGGATGAAAGTCAAAGGAGCGGCAGCGAAGCGTAAAGTCGACCGCGGCTTTGTGCTTTCTGACCACGCGGATTGGCCGGGACTACTTGATACGATTAAAGGGACAGGGGCCGAAGAAATTTTAGTGACGCATGGCTATACCGACGTGATGTCACAGTATCTTTCTAAACGTGGGTATAATGCGCGGGTATTATAA